A region of Selenomonadales bacterium 4137-cl DNA encodes the following proteins:
- the mtaB gene encoding tRNA (N(6)-L-threonylcarbamoyladenosine(37)-C(2))-methylthiotransferase MtaB: MPKVAFTTLGCKVNQFETETMEGLFKARGYEVVAFDQPADVYVVNTCSVTHLGERKSRQLIRRAARTGPGATVVVTGCYAQVSPGEVEAIPGVDVIVGTQDRQRIVDLAEEAAASRRQIRAVGDIMAADVFEDIPLFAAPGRTRAFLKIQEGCANFCTYCIIPYARGPLRSRPLDSIGREAAKFVAAGFREIVLTGIHLGAYGLETGGAATLTDAVRTVLAVPDVARVRLGSLESIEVSDALIAAMREDERLCPHLHLPLQAGDDGILAAMNRHYTTAEYRDLIRGIRERVPDIAITTDIIVGFPGETAEQFANTLAFAADMAFARIHVFPYSRRQGTPAAAFPGQVSEAEKKRRVAALQALADRQAVAFHERFLGRELMVLFEPAADGGIEGLTGNYMRVYAEGDSGLARKIRPVRLRGLLRDGLWGEIVG; the protein is encoded by the coding sequence ATGCCAAAAGTAGCTTTTACCACTTTGGGCTGCAAAGTAAATCAGTTCGAGACCGAAACGATGGAAGGGCTGTTCAAGGCGCGCGGTTATGAGGTGGTGGCCTTCGACCAGCCCGCCGACGTCTATGTCGTCAACACCTGCTCGGTCACCCATCTGGGGGAGCGCAAGTCGCGCCAGCTTATCCGCCGCGCCGCCCGCACCGGCCCCGGCGCAACCGTGGTGGTGACCGGCTGTTATGCCCAGGTGTCGCCCGGCGAGGTGGAGGCCATCCCCGGGGTGGACGTCATCGTCGGCACCCAGGACCGCCAGCGGATTGTCGACCTGGCTGAGGAGGCTGCCGCCAGCCGCCGGCAGATCAGGGCGGTCGGCGATATCATGGCCGCGGATGTTTTCGAGGATATCCCGCTGTTCGCCGCTCCCGGCCGCACCCGCGCTTTCCTGAAAATCCAGGAAGGCTGCGCGAATTTCTGCACTTACTGCATCATCCCCTACGCGCGCGGCCCGTTGCGCTCCCGTCCGCTCGACAGCATCGGTCGGGAGGCGGCGAAGTTCGTCGCCGCCGGTTTCCGGGAGATCGTGCTTACGGGCATCCATCTGGGGGCCTATGGGCTGGAGACGGGCGGGGCGGCCACCCTCACCGACGCGGTGAGGACGGTGCTGGCCGTGCCGGACGTGGCCCGTGTGCGTCTCGGGTCGCTGGAATCCATCGAGGTTTCGGACGCGCTGATCGCTGCCATGCGCGAGGACGAGCGGCTCTGTCCTCACCTGCACCTGCCTCTTCAGGCGGGCGACGACGGCATCCTGGCGGCGATGAACCGTCACTACACGACCGCCGAGTATCGCGACCTGATCCGTGGCATCCGGGAGCGCGTGCCGGATATCGCTATCACTACCGATATCATCGTCGGTTTCCCCGGCGAAACGGCGGAGCAGTTCGCCAACACCCTGGCCTTCGCAGCCGACATGGCTTTCGCCCGCATCCATGTCTTTCCTTATTCGCGCCGCCAGGGGACGCCGGCGGCCGCTTTCCCCGGGCAGGTGAGCGAGGCGGAGAAGAAGCGCCGGGTCGCCGCGCTGCAGGCTTTGGCCGACCGGCAGGCGGTCGCTTTCCACGAGCGGTTTCTCGGCCGCGAGCTTATGGTGTTGTTCGAGCCGGCGGCCGACGGTGGCATCGAGGGTCTGACCGGCAATTACATGCGCGTTTATGCGGAGGGCGACAGCGGCCTGGCCCGCAAGATCCGCCCCGTGAGGCTGCGCGGCCTCCTCCGGGACGGGTTGTGGGGCGAGATCGTGGGCTAA
- a CDS encoding 16S rRNA (uracil(1498)-N(3))-methyltransferase has translation MRRFFIAGELADTVTITGPDARHIGRVLRLGPGAEIVVADKAGHAARAVITAVEAASVQAAVRERLAAEHEPPVAVTLAQGLPKGDKLEYIVQKAVELGAAAVWPLACENCTVRYDAAKQVSRRERWQKIAAEAAKQCGRDVVPAVAPVRPLADALAEAGADTEIIMLYEGQGGEPLRAILAGGGASSYLLLVGPEGGFSLEEVALCRERGARVATLGPRVLRTETASLAALAIVMYEKGDLG, from the coding sequence GTGCGCCGTTTTTTCATCGCCGGCGAACTGGCTGACACGGTGACGATCACCGGGCCTGACGCCCGCCATATCGGCAGGGTGCTACGCCTGGGTCCGGGAGCGGAGATTGTCGTGGCGGACAAGGCCGGGCACGCCGCCCGGGCGGTGATCACCGCCGTGGAGGCGGCGTCGGTCCAGGCCGCGGTGCGCGAGCGGCTGGCGGCCGAGCACGAGCCGCCGGTGGCCGTTACGCTGGCTCAGGGCCTGCCGAAGGGAGATAAACTGGAGTATATCGTCCAGAAGGCGGTGGAGCTCGGCGCGGCGGCTGTCTGGCCGCTGGCGTGCGAGAACTGCACGGTGCGCTACGACGCGGCCAAGCAGGTCAGCCGCCGGGAGCGGTGGCAGAAGATCGCCGCCGAGGCCGCCAAGCAGTGCGGCCGGGACGTCGTGCCCGCCGTGGCACCGGTGCGGCCGCTGGCCGATGCGCTGGCGGAGGCCGGGGCGGATACGGAGATTATAATGCTGTACGAGGGGCAGGGCGGCGAGCCGCTGCGGGCGATCCTGGCCGGCGGCGGGGCGTCGTCGTACCTGCTGCTGGTAGGCCCGGAAGGTGGCTTCAGCCTGGAGGAGGTCGCGCTGTGCCGGGAGCGCGGCGCGCGCGTCGCCACCCTCGGTCCGCGTGTTCTGCGCACCGAGACGGCGTCGTTGGCGGCGCTGGCTATCGTAATGTACGAGAAGGGCGATCTTGGGTAG
- a CDS encoding GNAT family N-acetyltransferase: MIEKANVTDAGEILALQRLAYISEAEIYGDYRISPLTQTLVEVEEEFSARVFLKMVVDGRIVGSARGREQDGTCHVGRLVVHPDYQKRGYGSRLLTGMEEFFPRCGRFELFTGHKSVANIRLYQKHGYIPFKTETVTDGLSFIYLEKIKGKS; the protein is encoded by the coding sequence GTGATAGAAAAGGCGAATGTGACTGACGCCGGCGAAATCTTGGCCTTGCAACGGTTGGCTTATATAAGCGAAGCGGAAATTTACGGCGATTACCGGATTTCGCCTCTGACGCAGACGCTTGTAGAGGTCGAGGAGGAATTTTCCGCCCGGGTATTTCTGAAGATGGTGGTCGACGGTAGAATCGTCGGTTCGGCAAGGGGGCGTGAGCAGGACGGAACGTGTCATGTCGGCCGGCTTGTCGTTCACCCCGATTATCAGAAAAGGGGCTATGGCAGTAGGCTGCTGACCGGGATGGAGGAGTTTTTTCCGCGCTGCGGCCGGTTCGAGCTTTTTACCGGACACAAAAGCGTCGCCAATATTCGCCTTTACCAGAAACATGGCTACATACCCTTCAAGACGGAAACGGTTACCGACGGTCTCAGCTTTATCTATTTAGAGAAGATAAAGGGAAAAAGTTGA